One region of Primulina tabacum isolate GXHZ01 chromosome 1, ASM2559414v2, whole genome shotgun sequence genomic DNA includes:
- the LOC142542791 gene encoding LOW QUALITY PROTEIN: uncharacterized protein LOC142542791 (The sequence of the model RefSeq protein was modified relative to this genomic sequence to represent the inferred CDS: deleted 1 base in 1 codon) has product MVEGVKKIEKKSVENMKDDDELERLLGEIPHATSLNLHPAVSNVHSQHNNLVHNGYGHASCVIQNMNGRVMYDDEFFKHKYTCASSPVSGFSLQSDGSSSSLFSGGLSLSDIGSPTPPQFEEMKPHLIPGNGYWLNCMKANDGNFIDDLNLSKNFGRMCISGEQEGVLASSNGFQSSDPSVNVAIMMNLDKLRESDIYRKGFSDCGGFNLNNPCRPLNFQGQLGSAVLEMQRDRRIANVLKPRHFSSRSDGLFARSEFVNSSPSPQFYRTNMLTSDNLPIRFGVSDVSSASNRSLVGDNLFYASQNEMNVIEPRNALFPHAVNQLERLMSQSNGENLRHYQPSAPTERSKVPLCVRVPQGSDAFTMEDRLIIQGEECMNYEMNRGQTCSRGHGAKDLHQENRAGMTQEKRPHFDARLPTAAAQDSCQSPKLFYPFPLPLKFSSLAESQGYIYHIAKDQHGCRFLQKIFDEGTSRDVQIIYSEIIDHVVELMMNPFGNYLMQKLLGVCNEEQRMNILLRVTETPGELVRISLNTHGTRVVQKLIETLKTRHQISLVISALEPGFLALIKDLNGNHVVQRCLQCFTNEDSKFIFAAAAKYCVNIAMHQHGCCVLQRCIRHSNGEQRENLVAEISANGLLLAQDAFGNYVVQFILELKIPSATSKLTSQFENNYVHLSTQKFSSHVVEKCLDLCNVETQSKIIHELLSADYFEQLLQDPHANYVVQKALHVSEGPLHNLLVDAIESHKAISRNSPYSKRIFSHKLLRR; this is encoded by the exons ATGGTTGAAGGAGTGAAGAAGATTGAGAAGAAGAGTGTAGAAAACATGAAGGATGATGATGAGCTTGAAAGGTTACTGGGCGAGATCCCTCATGCAACATCATTGAATCTTCACCCTGCAGTTAGTAATGTTCATTCTCAGCACAATAATCTTGTTCACAATGGCTATGGTCATGCATCATGCGTGATTCAGAATATGAACGGTCGGGTTATGTATGATGATGAattttttaagcataaatatacATGTGCATCTTCCCCTGTGAGTGGGTTTTCTTTACAATCTGACGGCTCTTCCTCAAGCTTGTTTTCTGGGGGGCTTTCACTTTCTGACATTGGTTCACCAACCCCACCCCAATTTGAAGAGATGAAGCCCCACTTGATTCCTGGTAATGGGTACTGGTTGAATTGTATGAAGGCTAATGACGGGAATTTTATCGATGATTTGAATTTGTCCAAGAATTTCGGTAGAATGTGCATTAGTGGGGAGCAAGAGGGTGTTTTGGCATCTTCTAATGGTTTCCAATCTAGTGATCCATCTGTAAATGTGGCTATCATGATGAATCTTGATAAACTCCGCGaatctgatatttataggaaGGGGTTTTCAGATTGTGGTGGATTTAATCTGAACAATCCTTGTAGACCTTTGAATTTTCAGGGCCAGCTTGGTTCGGCAGTACTGGAAATGCAGCGTGACCGTAGAATTGCCAATGTGTTGAAACCCCGTCATTTCTCTAGTCGTTCGGATGGGTTGTTTGCTCGTTCAGAGTTTGTTAATTCTTCTCCAAGTCCTCAATTTTACAGGACTAACATGCTGACAAGCGATAATCTTCCAATCAGATTTGGTGTCTCCGATGTATCTTCCGCTTCAAATAG GTCTTTGGTAGGTGATAATCTGTTTTATGCTTCTCAAAATGAAATGAATGTGATTGAACCTAGAAATGCCTTATTTCCTCATGCTGTGAATCAATTGGAGAGGCTGATGTCTCAGTCTAACGGGGAAAATTTACGTCATTACCAGCCATCGGCACCCACTGAAAGAAGCAAAGTACCTTTGTGTGTTAGAGTGCCTCAAGGGAGCGACGCGTTTACCATGGAGGATAGATTGATAATCCAAGGGGAAGAATGCATGAATTACGAGATGAACAGAGGACAAACTTGTTCTAGGGGACACGGTGCTAAAGATCTTCATCAAGAGAACCGTGCTGGCATGACTCAAGAAAAGAGGCCACATTTTGATGCT CGTCTTCCAACTGCTGCCGCTCAAGACAGTTGTCAGAGTCCAAAATTGTTCTATCCTTTTCCTCTGCCATTAAAGTTTAGCTCCCTCGCAGAATCTCAAGGATACATATATCACATAGCTAAGGATCAGCACGGTTGCCGTTTCTTGCAAAAGATATTCGATGAAGGAACTTCTCGAGATGTGCAGATAATATACAGTGAGATAATTGATCATGTAGTCGAACTCATGATGAACCCATTCGGAAACTATCTCATGCAAAAGTTGTTGGGAGTGTGCAATGAAGAACAGAGAATGAACATACTGCTCAGGGTGACCGAGACGCCTGGGGAGCTCGTTCGAATCTCTCTAAATACACATGG AACTAGAGTGGTGCAGAAATTGATCGAGACTCTCAAAACAAGGCATCAAATATCACTTGTTATTTCAGCTCTTGAACCAGGCTTTCTAGCCCTTATCAAAGACCTAAATGGTAATCACGTTGTCCAGAGATGCTTGCAATGCTTTACCAATGAAGATAGCAAG TTTATTTTTGCTGCTGCTGCAAAGTACTGTGTCAATATTGCAATGCATCAGCATGGATGCTGTGTTCTGCAACGTTGCATCAGGCATTCAAATGGAGAGCAGCGAGAAAATCTGGTTGCAGAGATTTCAGCAAACGGACTTCTGCTCGCACAAGATGCATTTGG AAATTATGTTGTCCAATTTATTTTGGAGCTTAAGATCCCTTCTGCTACATCGAAGTTGACTTCTCAGTTTGAGAATAATTATGTTCATCTCTCCACCCAAAAGTTTAGCAGCCATGTCGTTGAGAAGTGTCTTGACCTTTGTAACGTTGAAACCCAGTCAAAGATCATCCATGAATTACTTTCTGCTGATTACTTTGAGCAGCTGCTTCAGGATCCGCATGCAAATTATGTTGTTCAAAAAGCTCTCCATGTTTCTGAG GGTCCTCTCCATAATTTGTTGGTTGATGCAATTGAATCACACAAGGCAATCTCACGAAACAGTCCATATTCCAAGAGGATTTTCTCTCACAAGCTTTTGAGGCGGTGA